The Oligoflexia bacterium genome contains a region encoding:
- the pth gene encoding aminoacyl-tRNA hydrolase yields MEQTIKLIVGLGNPGQQYIETPHNAGFLLLDHFLDECVSEPVSWKEKGHALFCKVNYQNLDYYFLKPQNFMNRSGPVIQNFSQFYKINQQETLVIHDEVDLPLGSCKLKFSGGAGGHNGLRSIFQSWGKDFWRFRIGVDKDPKQDTAKYVLSRWSNEKLLKFIDPALADFKLILEKGPKLAMNQVNQNN; encoded by the coding sequence ATGGAACAAACAATAAAACTGATTGTAGGTTTAGGAAATCCAGGGCAGCAGTATATTGAAACCCCGCATAACGCGGGGTTTTTACTTTTGGATCATTTTTTAGATGAGTGTGTGTCTGAGCCTGTGTCTTGGAAAGAAAAAGGTCACGCATTATTTTGCAAAGTCAATTATCAAAATCTGGACTATTATTTTTTAAAGCCACAAAACTTTATGAACAGAAGTGGGCCGGTGATTCAGAATTTTTCACAATTTTATAAAATTAATCAGCAAGAAACCTTGGTTATTCATGATGAAGTGGATTTGCCATTGGGTAGTTGTAAATTAAAATTTTCTGGTGGAGCGGGGGGCCACAATGGCTTGCGGTCTATTTTTCAGTCTTGGGGCAAAGACTTTTGGCGGTTTAGAATAGGTGTTGATAAGGACCCAAAGCAAGACACAGCCAAGTATGTTTTATCCCGCTGGTCTAATGAAAAACTTCTTAAATTTATTGATCCAGCTCTGGCTGATTTTAAATTGATTCTAGAAAAAGGCCCCAAATTGGCCATGAATCAAGTTAATCAAAACAACTAA
- the rplI gene encoding 50S ribosomal protein L9, with amino-acid sequence MKVVLIETVGSLGNVGQVVNVKPGYARNFLFPQNKAVLADAQNIKQIEHQKKMLASKIEKAKSAAQKTKEYIESEKIIISKKAGENDKLFGSVTSIDVQRFLEEKGYVVSRKSILLDSPIKEVGEYDLDIKLDGDLMAKAHLVVEGISVEDEAE; translated from the coding sequence ATGAAAGTAGTATTGATTGAAACTGTTGGTAGCTTGGGTAACGTTGGCCAAGTGGTTAATGTAAAACCTGGTTATGCGCGCAATTTTTTATTTCCACAAAACAAAGCTGTTTTAGCGGATGCACAAAATATAAAACAAATTGAGCATCAAAAGAAAATGTTGGCCAGCAAAATTGAAAAAGCCAAATCAGCTGCACAAAAAACCAAAGAATACATTGAGTCTGAAAAAATTATCATCAGCAAAAAAGCTGGAGAAAATGATAAGCTTTTTGGTTCAGTAACATCAATTGATGTGCAGAGGTTTTTAGAAGAAAAAGGCTATGTGGTCAGCCGTAAGTCTATCTTGTTGGACAGCCCAATCAAAGAAGTGGGTGAATACGATTTAGATATTAAGTTGGATGGTGATCTTATGGCTAAAGCTCATTTGGTGGTTGAAGGTATTTCAGTAGAAGATGAAGCTGAATAA
- the rpsF gene encoding 30S ribosomal protein S6, whose amino-acid sequence MTKQYETIVIFKADASDDFINKISKKLEKAAGKKPGKFINRKDWGTKRLSYEIKKEKQGKYISWVYEQESGAPQEMDKHLRFEEDLLRYATFAFDKKKRAQVEIERKNAKNEAAGNEKGIKVPVDFREPLTLAKYITEKGKIIPARMSGVSAQMQNLITREIKRARQMALLSYTSSYISDKADKDRYEKRDAAAKSERKSS is encoded by the coding sequence GTGACCAAACAGTATGAAACGATTGTTATCTTTAAAGCGGATGCTTCAGATGACTTTATCAATAAAATCAGTAAAAAATTAGAAAAAGCTGCCGGTAAAAAGCCAGGTAAGTTTATCAATAGAAAAGACTGGGGAACCAAACGTCTTAGCTATGAAATTAAAAAAGAAAAGCAAGGTAAGTACATTTCTTGGGTGTATGAGCAAGAATCAGGTGCTCCACAAGAAATGGATAAACACCTTCGTTTTGAAGAAGATCTATTAAGATATGCTACCTTTGCTTTTGATAAGAAAAAACGTGCACAAGTTGAAATTGAACGCAAAAATGCTAAAAATGAAGCTGCTGGCAATGAAAAAGGAATCAAAGTTCCCGTAGACTTTCGTGAGCCGCTAACTTTAGCCAAATACATCACTGAAAAAGGTAAAATTATACCTGCCCGTATGTCAGGTGTAAGTGCCCAAATGCAAAACTTAATTACACGCGAGATTAAACGTGCAAGACAAATGGCTTTGTTATCGTACACATCCAGTTATATCAGCGATAAAGCGGACAAAGATCGTTATGAAAAAAGAGATGCTGCAGCTAAAAGTGAAAGGAAGTCATCATGA
- a CDS encoding 50S ribosomal protein L25 produces METINLKLSLREEKGKGAARKTRANKDLPGVFYGPSMKTPLTVTANTLEFAKVHKKARVNSILKIESDHKDLVGKMALLKEVQLHPVTEDRLHFDLYEVKAGEPFKLTLPIVLEGKPKGIAEGGKLQQIRRSIEIKCLPKDIPTQLNVDVSEMNIGDILHINDITLPEGVSVLGTANVTIASVVLPQEKNLTPDTDAAEEPEVAGEGGAEATAEAAEKPAE; encoded by the coding sequence ATGGAAACTATCAATTTAAAATTAAGTTTAAGAGAAGAAAAAGGTAAAGGTGCTGCACGTAAAACTCGTGCCAATAAAGATTTACCAGGTGTTTTTTATGGTCCAAGCATGAAGACTCCTTTAACAGTAACTGCAAATACCCTAGAGTTTGCTAAAGTTCATAAAAAAGCCCGTGTAAACTCTATCTTAAAAATTGAGTCTGATCATAAAGATCTTGTTGGTAAAATGGCATTGCTTAAAGAAGTCCAATTGCACCCAGTAACGGAAGACCGTTTGCACTTTGACTTGTATGAAGTTAAAGCAGGTGAGCCATTTAAATTGACTCTTCCAATTGTACTTGAAGGTAAACCAAAAGGTATTGCTGAAGGTGGCAAGCTACAACAAATCAGAAGAAGCATTGAGATTAAATGTTTGCCTAAAGATATTCCAACTCAATTGAATGTTGATGTCAGTGAAATGAACATTGGTGATATTTTGCATATCAATGATATCACTTTACCAGAAGGAGTCAGTGTTCTTGGTACTGCCAATGTGACCATTGCGTCTGTTGTGCTTCCACAAGAGAAGAACTTAACACCAGATACAGATGCAGCTGAAGAGCCAGAAGTGGCTGGTGAAGGTGGCGCTGAAGCAACTGCAGAGGCAGCAGAAAAACCTGCTGAATAA